One region of Mycobacterium riyadhense genomic DNA includes:
- a CDS encoding acyltransferase family protein, producing the protein MRRAGRNAIWDQSERRSGIPALDGLRAIAVALVLVGHGGIPGVSGGFIGVDIFFVLSGFLITSLLLDELGRTGRIDLTGFWIRRARRLLPALVLMVLTVAAARELLPYQALTGLRSDAIAAFLWIANWRFVAQQTDYFTQGAPPSPLQHTWSLGVEEQYYLVWPLLLIAVTLLLAARAKRYFAKTTVGHVRFATFVIATLGAIASAAAAIVFTSDTTRDRIYFGTDTRAQALLVGAAASALLVRDWPSLNRGWCLIRTRWGRRIARLLPIVGLAGLAAITHYATGSAGEFRHGLLIVVATAAVLVVAPVALEQRGLVARILAWRPLVWLGTISYGVYLWHWPIFLALNGERTGWTGLGLFGARCALTVAVAFASWWLIEQPIRRWRPERVPLLPLAAATVATAAAATMLVVPVGTGPGLREVGLPPGVSAVAAVSPSPPGQPGPAPGPRDPNQPFTVSVFGDSIGWTLMHYLPPTPGFRFIDHTVIGCSLVRGTPYSYIGQTLEQRAECDAWPGRWTTQIGQDRPDVALLIIGRWETVDRVNEGQWTHIGDPTFDAYLNFELHRALNIVGSTGVRVMVATVPYSRGGEKPDGRLYPEDQPDRVNQWNTMLRNAVGQHPNVGIIDLNKKLCPDGVYTAKVDGIKVRSDGVHLTPEGAKWLLPWLEESLR; encoded by the coding sequence GTGCGGCGCGCGGGCCGCAATGCGATCTGGGATCAGTCGGAGCGCCGCAGTGGCATTCCCGCGCTGGATGGCCTTCGTGCGATAGCCGTCGCGCTGGTTCTTGTTGGCCATGGCGGCATCCCAGGCGTGAGTGGCGGCTTCATCGGTGTGGACATCTTCTTCGTCCTCAGCGGATTCCTGATCACGTCGTTACTGCTCGACGAGCTCGGTCGCACCGGCCGCATCGACTTGACCGGGTTCTGGATTCGCCGTGCGCGCCGACTGCTGCCGGCACTGGTGTTGATGGTGCTCACCGTCGCCGCGGCGCGCGAACTGCTTCCCTACCAAGCCCTTACCGGATTACGCAGCGACGCGATCGCCGCGTTCCTCTGGATTGCCAACTGGCGCTTTGTCGCACAGCAGACCGACTACTTCACCCAGGGCGCGCCTCCTTCGCCGCTGCAGCACACCTGGTCCCTGGGGGTGGAAGAACAGTATTACCTCGTCTGGCCGCTCCTGCTGATAGCGGTGACCCTGCTGTTGGCGGCGCGGGCCAAGCGCTACTTCGCCAAAACCACCGTGGGCCACGTAAGATTCGCCACCTTCGTGATTGCCACCCTCGGCGCGATTGCCTCCGCGGCCGCCGCCATCGTCTTCACTTCGGATACCACGCGTGATCGCATCTATTTCGGCACCGATACCCGTGCCCAGGCGTTGTTGGTCGGTGCCGCGGCATCGGCTCTGCTGGTTCGGGATTGGCCGTCACTGAATCGGGGCTGGTGTCTGATCCGGACCCGGTGGGGGCGCCGGATCGCCCGTCTGCTGCCGATCGTCGGTCTGGCTGGGTTGGCGGCGATCACTCACTATGCAACAGGAAGCGCGGGCGAATTCCGCCATGGTCTGCTGATCGTGGTGGCGACTGCCGCCGTCCTCGTCGTCGCCCCGGTCGCACTGGAGCAGCGCGGGCTGGTGGCCCGCATCCTGGCCTGGCGCCCGTTGGTGTGGCTGGGCACCATCTCGTACGGCGTCTATCTGTGGCACTGGCCAATCTTCCTGGCACTCAACGGTGAACGCACCGGCTGGACCGGCCTTGGATTGTTCGGCGCCCGGTGCGCCCTCACAGTGGCAGTGGCCTTCGCGTCGTGGTGGCTGATCGAACAACCGATCCGGCGCTGGCGACCGGAACGAGTGCCGCTACTACCGCTGGCGGCGGCTACCGTCGCGACCGCGGCCGCGGCGACGATGCTGGTGGTCCCCGTCGGAACCGGTCCGGGGCTGCGCGAGGTCGGCCTTCCGCCTGGCGTGTCCGCGGTCGCCGCGGTGTCCCCGTCGCCGCCGGGTCAGCCGGGGCCGGCTCCCGGGCCGCGAGACCCCAACCAGCCGTTCACCGTTTCGGTATTCGGTGACTCGATCGGGTGGACGTTGATGCATTATCTACCGCCGACACCCGGATTCAGGTTCATCGACCACACCGTCATCGGCTGCAGCCTGGTGCGCGGCACGCCGTATAGCTACATCGGACAAACCCTGGAACAGCGCGCGGAGTGCGATGCCTGGCCGGGCAGATGGACGACCCAGATCGGCCAGGACCGGCCGGACGTCGCGCTCCTCATCATCGGCCGCTGGGAGACGGTAGATCGGGTCAACGAGGGACAGTGGACCCACATCGGCGACCCAACCTTCGACGCGTACCTCAACTTCGAGCTGCATCGGGCGCTGAATATAGTGGGCTCCACCGGTGTTCGGGTGATGGTTGCTACCGTGCCGTACAGCCGGGGTGGCGAGAAGCCGGACGGCCGCTTGTACCCAGAAGATCAACCCGATCGGGTGAACCAGTGGAACACCATGTTGCGCAACGCGGTTGGACAACATCCCAATGTCGGGATCATCGATCTGAACAAAAAGCTATGCCCCGACGGCGTTTACACCGCCAAGGTCGACGGCATCAAGGTGCGCAGCGACGGGGTTCACCTCACACCGGAGGGTGCGAAATGGCTACTCCCGTGGCTCGAGGAATCGCTCCGGTAG
- a CDS encoding O-methyltransferase, which translates to MATTLRSPSVAAALARMYTETNNQMPRLRAKHGELERLSSATSQERADAMSEFYIPVTPEAGQLLYALVRATRPTTVVEFGMSFGISTIHLASAVRDNGNGRVITTELSEAKIAAAKQTFHETGLDDLITILEGDALSTLASLYGPVNFVLLDGWKELYLPVIKLLEPRLSPGALIVADNAEAADTRPYLDYVRSPDNGYVSFNFPARQSDSMELSCWATG; encoded by the coding sequence ATGGCCACAACTTTGCGGAGTCCCAGCGTCGCGGCGGCGCTCGCCCGGATGTATACCGAGACGAACAACCAGATGCCAAGGTTGCGCGCGAAACATGGCGAACTCGAACGGCTATCGTCAGCAACCTCACAGGAACGCGCCGACGCGATGAGCGAGTTCTACATCCCCGTGACTCCCGAAGCCGGCCAACTGTTGTACGCGCTGGTTCGGGCAACGCGTCCCACCACGGTCGTCGAATTCGGGATGTCCTTCGGAATCTCGACGATCCATTTGGCTTCGGCCGTGCGCGACAACGGCAACGGCCGGGTGATAACCACCGAACTCAGCGAAGCCAAGATCGCCGCCGCGAAGCAGACGTTCCACGAAACCGGGCTGGACGACCTGATCACCATCCTGGAAGGCGATGCGCTTTCCACGTTGGCGAGCCTGTACGGACCGGTCAATTTCGTGCTGCTCGACGGTTGGAAGGAGCTGTACCTACCGGTGATCAAGCTGCTGGAACCGCGGTTGTCCCCGGGTGCGCTGATCGTCGCCGACAACGCCGAGGCCGCCGATACACGGCCCTACCTCGACTACGTGCGTAGCCCCGACAACGGCTACGTGAGCTTCAACTTCCCCGCCAGGCAAAGCGACAGCATGGAACTCAGCTGTTGGGCAACGGGTTAG
- a CDS encoding L,D-transpeptidase, producing MPRVVRYLFVMVAITVMAVAVSGNPATGAVPVPTPAPGVASILPANGAVVGVAHPVVVTFTTPVTNRRAVERRIRVISPNNMTGHFEWVESNVVQWIPDHYWPTHTHISVGVQELTEGFETGDQLLGVASVSAHTFTVSRNGEVLRTMPASLGKPSRPTPIGNFNAMSKERTVVMDSRTIGIPLNSPDGYLITASYAVRVTSSGVYVHSAPWSVNSQGYANVSHGCINLSPDNAAWYFNAVTIGDPIQVIG from the coding sequence ATGCCTCGAGTTGTACGTTATCTATTCGTTATGGTAGCGATTACGGTAATGGCCGTGGCGGTGTCTGGTAATCCCGCTACCGGCGCCGTGCCGGTACCCACGCCGGCTCCCGGCGTTGCTTCGATTTTGCCGGCCAATGGCGCGGTGGTGGGCGTGGCACACCCGGTGGTGGTGACGTTCACCACACCGGTGACCAATCGCCGCGCCGTCGAGCGGCGGATTCGGGTCATCTCGCCGAACAACATGACCGGACACTTCGAATGGGTCGAAAGCAATGTCGTGCAGTGGATTCCGGACCACTATTGGCCGACCCACACCCATATCTCGGTCGGTGTGCAGGAACTGACTGAAGGCTTCGAGACCGGCGACCAGCTGCTCGGTGTTGCCAGCGTCTCCGCACACACCTTTACCGTCAGTAGGAACGGGGAAGTGCTGCGCACGATGCCCGCATCGTTGGGCAAGCCGAGCCGCCCGACGCCGATCGGTAACTTCAACGCGATGTCCAAGGAACGCACCGTCGTGATGGACTCGCGGACCATCGGCATCCCGCTGAATTCCCCCGACGGGTACCTGATCACCGCCTCGTACGCGGTACGCGTCACCTCAAGCGGCGTATACGTGCACTCGGCGCCGTGGTCGGTGAACTCGCAAGGCTACGCCAACGTCAGCCATGGCTGCATCAATTTGAGCCCCGACAACGCCGCGTGGTACTTCAACGCCGTCACTATCGGCGATCCCATCCAGGTGATCGGCTGA
- a CDS encoding AMP-binding protein yields MGTRSIAGRRVRWDDERAANAYARGWWVRGTLADSLREAARHTPQRVALIDADLHVDCQTLYQRATMLAQALHARIPPSSVVSFMLPNWHEAAVIYLATTLAGMVANPILPSMRDRELRFILEDADSRIVFVPTHFGRHDYIAMLQRVTAQLEAPPQVVVVRGHPGSGQITLESLLTHGVAAQLPALNPDAVRMILYTAGTTGRPKGVLHTHNSIHALIRQIGRHWMVEPGDTFLVASPIAHIGGSIYAFECPLLLGTTAVLMDHWNADQAVALMQAQRCTHMAGATPFLEQLLAAAQRSGTRLPDLKLFVCGGASVSPSLINRAAAYFDHAAVTRVYGSTEVPVTTIGSPDSSDHSADTDGHLGIAEVKLVSGEIRVRGPQMLAGYQHPADEAACFDAEGYFRSGDLGRWVDDEYLVVTGRLKDIIVRNGENISPKEVEDILAGHLEIAEIAIVGVPDDRTGERACAVVVPTAARHGSDAGLELASLRSFLEAAGVARFKVPEQVVIWDALPKNDAGKILKYQIKAALMKAER; encoded by the coding sequence GTGGGCACCAGGTCGATCGCCGGACGTCGGGTTCGTTGGGACGACGAACGCGCCGCGAATGCCTACGCACGCGGCTGGTGGGTGCGCGGCACGCTGGCCGATTCGCTGCGCGAAGCCGCGCGGCATACACCCCAACGGGTGGCGCTGATCGACGCCGATCTGCACGTCGACTGTCAGACCCTCTACCAACGGGCAACCATGCTGGCGCAGGCGCTGCACGCACGCATTCCACCCAGCAGCGTGGTGTCGTTCATGCTGCCCAATTGGCACGAAGCCGCGGTGATCTACCTCGCCACAACGCTGGCCGGAATGGTGGCCAATCCCATCCTGCCGTCCATGCGGGACCGCGAATTGCGGTTCATCCTCGAAGACGCCGACAGCCGCATCGTCTTTGTGCCAACACATTTCGGTCGTCACGACTACATCGCGATGTTGCAGCGGGTCACGGCGCAGTTGGAAGCTCCGCCGCAGGTCGTCGTTGTGCGCGGGCATCCGGGTAGCGGGCAGATTACGTTGGAGTCATTGCTCACCCACGGGGTCGCCGCGCAGCTGCCCGCCCTGAATCCCGATGCCGTACGTATGATCCTCTACACCGCCGGGACCACCGGCCGTCCGAAAGGCGTGCTGCATACCCATAACTCGATCCATGCACTCATCCGTCAGATCGGCCGGCACTGGATGGTCGAGCCGGGCGACACATTCCTGGTTGCGTCGCCGATTGCGCACATCGGCGGTTCCATCTATGCGTTCGAATGCCCGTTACTGCTGGGCACGACCGCGGTGTTGATGGATCACTGGAACGCCGACCAGGCGGTGGCGCTGATGCAGGCGCAACGGTGCACACATATGGCCGGCGCAACGCCGTTCCTCGAGCAATTGCTGGCGGCCGCGCAACGTAGCGGTACCCGGTTGCCTGACCTGAAGCTGTTCGTATGCGGCGGTGCGTCGGTGTCGCCGTCGTTGATCAATAGGGCCGCAGCCTATTTCGATCACGCTGCCGTCACCCGGGTATACGGCTCGACGGAAGTGCCGGTCACGACCATCGGCTCTCCGGATAGCTCCGACCACTCCGCAGACACCGACGGCCACCTCGGCATAGCCGAGGTCAAGCTTGTTTCCGGCGAAATCCGAGTACGGGGGCCACAGATGCTGGCCGGCTACCAACACCCTGCCGACGAAGCCGCATGCTTCGATGCCGAGGGCTACTTCCGCTCCGGGGACCTTGGCCGCTGGGTCGACGATGAGTACCTCGTCGTCACGGGACGGCTCAAGGACATCATCGTGCGCAATGGCGAGAACATTTCGCCCAAGGAGGTCGAGGACATCCTGGCCGGCCATCTCGAAATCGCCGAGATCGCCATCGTCGGAGTGCCCGACGATCGCACCGGGGAGCGGGCGTGCGCGGTCGTCGTACCCACCGCCGCAAGGCACGGGTCGGACGCCGGACTGGAGCTAGCGAGCCTGCGCAGCTTTCTGGAGGCCGCGGGCGTTGCACGGTTCAAAGTGCCCGAGCAAGTGGTTATCTGGGATGCGCTACCGAAGAACGACGCGGGAAAGATTCTCAAATACCAGATCAAGGCGGCACTGATGAAGGCAGAGCGGTGA
- the oxc gene encoding oxalyl-CoA decarboxylase, with translation MTTSSRLTDGFHLMVDALQANDVNTIYGVVGIPITDLARTAQAAGIRYIGFRHETSAGNAAAAAGFLTQRPGVCLTTSGPGFLNGLPALANATANCFPMIQISGSSQRPIVDLQRGDYQDIDQLNAARPFAKAAYRIGRVEDIGRGVARAIRTAISGRPGGVYLDIPGEVLGQAMDARVAADTIWRLVDPAPRQLPAPDAVDRALDVLARAQRPLVVLGKGAAYAQADNVIREFVEKTGIPFLPMSMAKGLLPDSHPRSAAAARSLAIARADAVLLVGARLNWLLGHGESPQWSADVKFIQVDVAASEFDSNRPIAAPLTGDIGSVMSALLDGVANHPIITPTAWVSELTDRKARNDSKMRERLADDPHPMRFYNALGAIRTVLQRNPNVYVVNEGANALDLARNVIDMELPRHRLDTGTWGVMGIGMGYSIAAAVETGRPVVAIEGDSAFGFSGMEIETICRYRLPVTVVILNNGGVYRGDEIAAGAAASGKDPAPTVLNAAARHELIAEAFGGKGYHVTTPTELESALTEALASNGPAIIDCELDPAAGVESGHLASLNPTSAAKG, from the coding sequence ATGACCACATCGTCGCGACTGACCGACGGCTTCCACCTCATGGTGGACGCGCTCCAGGCCAACGACGTCAACACCATCTACGGGGTTGTCGGCATCCCGATCACCGACCTCGCTCGCACCGCGCAGGCGGCGGGGATCCGCTACATCGGCTTCCGCCACGAAACCTCGGCCGGCAATGCGGCCGCGGCCGCCGGTTTCCTCACCCAGCGGCCCGGCGTGTGCCTGACGACGTCCGGTCCCGGTTTCCTCAACGGGCTGCCCGCGCTGGCGAACGCCACCGCGAACTGCTTTCCCATGATCCAGATCTCCGGCTCTAGCCAGCGGCCGATCGTGGACCTGCAGCGCGGCGACTACCAAGACATCGACCAGCTCAACGCCGCTCGACCGTTTGCAAAGGCGGCGTACCGTATCGGCCGGGTCGAGGACATCGGGCGTGGTGTCGCTCGAGCCATTCGTACCGCGATCTCCGGCCGGCCGGGCGGTGTCTACCTCGACATCCCCGGCGAGGTGCTCGGCCAAGCCATGGACGCTCGTGTCGCTGCCGACACTATCTGGCGGCTGGTCGACCCGGCGCCACGCCAGCTACCGGCGCCGGACGCGGTCGATCGCGCTTTGGACGTGCTCGCCCGGGCGCAGCGGCCTCTCGTCGTGCTGGGCAAGGGCGCGGCATACGCGCAGGCCGACAACGTGATTCGGGAGTTTGTCGAAAAGACTGGCATTCCCTTCCTACCGATGTCGATGGCCAAGGGGCTGTTGCCCGACTCGCATCCGCGATCCGCGGCCGCGGCCCGGTCGCTGGCGATAGCCCGCGCCGATGCGGTCCTGTTGGTTGGCGCGCGGCTGAATTGGCTACTCGGGCATGGAGAGTCGCCGCAGTGGTCGGCGGACGTCAAGTTCATTCAGGTCGATGTCGCAGCGTCGGAATTCGACAGCAACCGGCCGATCGCGGCACCACTGACCGGTGACATTGGTTCGGTGATGTCCGCCCTGCTGGACGGCGTGGCCAACCATCCGATCATCACGCCCACGGCGTGGGTGAGCGAGCTCACCGATCGCAAGGCCCGCAATGACAGCAAGATGCGGGAGCGGCTAGCCGACGATCCGCACCCGATGCGGTTTTACAACGCTCTTGGCGCTATTCGCACTGTGCTGCAACGCAATCCGAATGTCTATGTGGTCAACGAAGGGGCCAACGCGCTGGACCTGGCCCGCAACGTCATCGACATGGAGTTGCCACGACACCGGCTCGACACCGGAACGTGGGGCGTGATGGGCATCGGGATGGGCTACTCGATCGCCGCGGCCGTCGAGACCGGGCGGCCCGTCGTCGCAATCGAAGGTGACAGCGCATTCGGCTTCAGCGGCATGGAGATCGAAACCATCTGCCGCTACCGGCTGCCGGTCACCGTCGTCATCCTCAACAACGGCGGCGTCTACCGCGGCGACGAGATCGCGGCCGGTGCGGCCGCATCAGGAAAAGACCCCGCGCCGACCGTGCTCAACGCCGCGGCTCGGCACGAACTCATTGCAGAGGCCTTCGGCGGCAAGGGATATCACGTGACCACCCCGACTGAGCTAGAGTCGGCTCTCACCGAGGCGCTTGCGTCGAACGGCCCCGCGATCATCGACTGCGAACTCGACCCCGCCGCAGGGGTAGAAAGCGGACACCTCGCGAGCCTGAACCCCACCAGCGCGGCGAAGGGTTAG
- a CDS encoding NRAMP family divalent metal transporter codes for MTSISTQLRGGLPTAPLSGQPVLDSAHAGDIVGAFGRIRRDDPGAISGRWQRLRTLLVIIGPGLIVMVGDNDAGGVATYAQAGQNYGMALLWTLTLLIPVLYVNQEMVLRLGAVTRVGHARLIFERFGKFWGAFSVGDLLLLNALTIVTEFIGVSMALGFLGCPRIVAIPAAAVLLFAVVAGGSFRRWEGLMFLLIAVNVVIVPMTLLVHPTWKGTVGGLMPQFPSGLNSTLLLLIVAIVGTTVAPWQLFFQQSNVVDKRITTRWIPYARADLVLGIVVVMVGGTALMAVSAFGLAGTTDAGNFTDAGAVATGLANHLGSTVGVLFAIILLDASLIGANAIGLATTYAVGDALGKRHSLHWKISEAPLFYGGYAALLAISAAIAFSPDHILGLVTQGVQALAGVLLPSATVFLVLLCNDRAIMGPWSNTVRQNIVAWTIVWALVLLSLALTATTFFPNLSTITIELGLAAGAALGVVGGAAVIITGRRYNDDTPLLTRSERRALRYQDRANWHTPNLTALDRPVMSPARRAGLFTLRGYLALAVGLVVIKIVEAGMA; via the coding sequence ATGACTTCGATCTCCACCCAGCTTCGTGGTGGTTTGCCCACCGCGCCACTGTCCGGTCAACCGGTACTGGACTCGGCACACGCCGGCGACATCGTCGGCGCGTTCGGCCGCATTCGCCGCGACGACCCCGGCGCGATCAGCGGACGTTGGCAACGGCTGCGCACACTGCTGGTCATCATTGGGCCTGGACTGATCGTGATGGTCGGTGACAACGATGCCGGCGGTGTCGCGACTTACGCGCAGGCTGGACAGAACTACGGGATGGCCCTGTTATGGACGCTGACATTGCTCATTCCCGTGTTGTATGTCAATCAGGAGATGGTGTTGCGGCTGGGCGCGGTCACTCGAGTTGGGCACGCGCGACTGATATTTGAGCGGTTCGGCAAGTTCTGGGGTGCGTTCAGCGTCGGCGATCTGTTGTTGCTCAACGCATTGACGATAGTCACCGAATTCATCGGCGTTTCAATGGCATTGGGGTTCTTGGGTTGTCCAAGGATCGTCGCCATCCCGGCCGCTGCCGTGTTGTTGTTCGCCGTGGTAGCCGGGGGCTCGTTCCGGCGCTGGGAAGGGCTGATGTTCCTGCTGATTGCGGTGAACGTGGTAATCGTCCCAATGACGCTGCTGGTGCATCCGACGTGGAAAGGGACCGTCGGCGGGTTAATGCCGCAGTTCCCCAGCGGGCTCAACTCCACCTTGCTGCTGCTGATCGTGGCGATAGTGGGCACCACGGTTGCGCCGTGGCAGCTGTTCTTCCAGCAGTCCAATGTGGTGGACAAGCGCATCACCACACGCTGGATTCCTTATGCGCGAGCCGATTTGGTCCTCGGCATCGTCGTAGTAATGGTCGGGGGCACCGCGTTGATGGCGGTTAGCGCGTTCGGCTTGGCCGGCACCACCGACGCTGGAAACTTCACCGACGCGGGTGCGGTCGCCACCGGTCTGGCCAATCACCTCGGCAGCACCGTGGGGGTGCTGTTCGCGATCATCCTGCTGGACGCATCGTTGATCGGCGCGAACGCCATCGGACTGGCCACCACCTATGCCGTTGGTGACGCTCTCGGCAAACGACACTCACTGCATTGGAAGATCAGCGAAGCGCCCTTGTTCTACGGTGGCTATGCCGCGCTCCTTGCGATTTCGGCCGCCATCGCATTCAGCCCCGACCACATCCTGGGCTTGGTGACTCAAGGCGTGCAGGCGCTCGCCGGTGTCCTGTTGCCGTCCGCGACGGTGTTCTTGGTTCTGCTTTGCAACGACCGCGCCATCATGGGCCCGTGGTCTAACACAGTGCGGCAGAACATTGTTGCCTGGACCATTGTGTGGGCGTTGGTGCTGCTGTCGCTGGCCCTGACCGCGACGACGTTCTTCCCAAACCTGTCGACGATCACCATCGAGCTTGGCTTGGCGGCCGGTGCGGCGCTCGGTGTGGTTGGCGGTGCCGCCGTGATCATCACCGGTCGTCGGTATAACGACGACACCCCGCTGCTGACGCGTTCCGAGCGGCGTGCTCTTCGCTACCAGGACCGGGCGAACTGGCACACCCCTAACCTGACCGCCCTGGATCGTCCGGTGATGTCGCCGGCGCGTCGAGCGGGTCTGTTCACCCTGCGCGGCTATCTAGCCCTAGCGGTTGGGTTGGTCGTCATAAAGATCGTCGAGGCCGGGATGGCTTGA
- a CDS encoding CaiB/BaiF CoA transferase family protein, producing the protein MSSAGPLVGVRVVDLTAMVMGPYCTQIMADMGADVIKIEPPQGDDTRYISVGPAPGMSGVFVNVNRGKRGVTLDLKSDSGQTALRALIEGADVFIHSMRAKAVARLGFSYAEVAAINPAIVYTNCYGYGRRGPNKDLPAYDDTIQAACGLPSVQEQLTGEANYVGTILADKVAGLTALYATMMALFHRERTGEGQEVEVGMFEAVASFMLVEHANGAMFEPPLGAAVYPRTVAPNRRPYRTCDGHIAALIYNDRHWAAFVDAVRPAWACERYATLEARAREIDTVYALLAETISQRSTEEWLKLFRELEIPASALSSPAALFDDPHLNAVGFFETVSTGNGPVRFPGVPTWFSRTPGRVAGPAPELGAHTAEVLGELGLATADAEPA; encoded by the coding sequence ATGTCTAGCGCCGGGCCGCTGGTGGGTGTGCGCGTCGTCGATCTCACCGCAATGGTGATGGGACCCTACTGCACCCAGATCATGGCCGACATGGGCGCCGACGTGATCAAGATCGAGCCCCCGCAGGGGGATGACACCCGCTACATCTCGGTCGGGCCGGCCCCCGGCATGAGCGGAGTGTTCGTCAACGTGAACCGCGGCAAGCGTGGTGTCACCCTCGATCTGAAGTCCGACTCCGGTCAGACCGCCCTACGCGCGCTCATCGAAGGCGCCGACGTGTTCATCCACTCGATGCGGGCCAAGGCGGTTGCCCGGCTCGGATTCAGCTATGCCGAGGTCGCGGCCATCAACCCGGCCATCGTCTACACCAACTGTTACGGATACGGGCGGCGTGGACCCAACAAGGACCTGCCCGCCTATGACGACACGATCCAGGCGGCCTGCGGCCTGCCGTCGGTTCAAGAGCAGCTCACCGGCGAGGCCAACTACGTCGGAACGATATTGGCGGACAAGGTCGCCGGCCTCACGGCGCTCTACGCGACGATGATGGCGCTGTTCCACCGCGAGCGCACCGGTGAAGGCCAAGAGGTAGAAGTCGGAATGTTCGAGGCGGTGGCCTCGTTCATGCTGGTCGAGCATGCCAATGGCGCCATGTTCGAGCCACCATTGGGCGCGGCGGTCTATCCCCGCACGGTGGCGCCCAACCGGCGGCCGTATCGCACTTGCGACGGGCACATCGCCGCGCTGATCTACAACGACCGGCATTGGGCCGCCTTCGTCGACGCGGTGCGGCCGGCGTGGGCGTGCGAACGGTACGCGACGCTGGAGGCGCGGGCGCGCGAGATCGACACCGTGTATGCGTTGCTGGCCGAGACGATCTCGCAGCGCAGCACTGAGGAGTGGCTAAAACTGTTCCGTGAGTTGGAAATACCCGCGTCGGCGTTGTCGAGTCCGGCGGCGTTGTTCGATGATCCGCACCTCAACGCCGTCGGCTTCTTCGAGACCGTCAGCACCGGCAACGGCCCGGTGCGGTTCCCCGGCGTGCCGACCTGGTTTTCCCGAACACCGGGGCGAGTCGCTGGCCCGGCCCCCGAGCTGGGCGCGCACACGGCCGAGGTCCTCGGCGAGCTTGGACTGGCTACTGCGGATGCCGAACCGGCCTAG
- a CDS encoding LysR family transcriptional regulator — translation MLFRQLEYFVAVAQERHFARAAEKCYVSQPALSSAIAKLERELNVTLINRGRSFEGLTPEGERLVVWAKRILAEHDAFKAEVDAVRSGITGTLRLGTVPTASTTASLVLEAFCSAHPLAKVHISSRLATTELYRRLRDFELDAVMVHPAPEDSVDVDLVPLYEEHFVLLSPADMLSPGVSTLGWRDAAQLPLALLTPDMTDRQVIDAAFAEHAITVSPQVETDSVASLFAHVVTGNSACIVPHTWLWMTATSGEIRAVELVDPPVKVQIALATNAAGPGSPVVRALTACAQRLKLNEFFDAQLRAIVQRH, via the coding sequence ATGCTCTTCCGTCAGCTGGAGTACTTTGTTGCCGTCGCCCAGGAGCGGCACTTCGCCCGGGCCGCCGAGAAGTGCTATGTGTCGCAACCCGCGTTGTCGTCGGCGATTGCCAAGCTCGAACGCGAACTCAACGTCACCCTGATCAACCGCGGGCGTAGCTTCGAGGGGCTCACTCCTGAGGGGGAGCGGTTGGTGGTGTGGGCCAAGCGGATTCTCGCCGAACACGATGCGTTCAAGGCCGAGGTGGACGCCGTGCGGTCCGGGATCACCGGGACACTTCGGCTGGGGACGGTTCCGACCGCCTCGACGACGGCGTCGCTAGTGCTGGAGGCCTTCTGTTCGGCGCATCCTTTGGCAAAGGTGCACATCAGTTCTCGGCTGGCAACCACGGAGTTGTACCGACGGCTGCGCGACTTCGAACTCGATGCCGTCATGGTGCATCCCGCGCCCGAGGACTCTGTCGACGTGGACCTAGTTCCGCTGTATGAAGAGCATTTCGTGCTGCTGTCGCCGGCGGACATGTTGTCGCCCGGGGTGTCGACGTTGGGGTGGCGGGACGCCGCGCAACTGCCCCTGGCGTTGCTCACGCCGGATATGACGGACCGACAGGTCATCGACGCGGCTTTCGCCGAACACGCCATCACCGTCAGCCCCCAGGTTGAGACGGACTCCGTCGCTTCGCTGTTTGCACATGTGGTAACCGGCAACTCGGCGTGTATCGTGCCGCACACCTGGTTGTGGATGACGGCAACAAGCGGCGAGATCCGTGCGGTCGAGCTGGTTGACCCGCCCGTGAAAGTCCAAATCGCCCTTGCCACCAACGCTGCCGGGCCGGGATCGCCGGTCGTGCGCGCGCTCACCGCGTGTGCGCAGAGGCTGAAGCTGAACGAATTCTTCGACGCGCAGCTAAGGGCCATTGTGCAGCGGCACTGA